The following is a genomic window from Synechococcus sp. JA-2-3B'a(2-13).
TCTACCGGGATCCGCAAGGGATCCCAGCCGGCGAACCCTTCAACCTCAATGCCAGTCCTGGGGCTGAGCAATGGCCTTTTCATGAATCCTTCCTCTTGCAGACTGAGCAGGGGATCCGGTTGGCCGATCTGCACCTGCTTGACTGCCATCCTCGCCAACTGAGTTCCTTTGAACGGGAACAGATTGACCTCGTTGCCCTCAGCCTGAAGCACATTCTTCTCCAAGCCCAGGAGCATCGGCAAACCCTCGAGCAGCTCCAATCCCAACTGCAAGACAGCCGCAGCACTGCTGCCCGCTACCAGCAGATCTTCGAGAACGCCGTCGAAGGCATTTTTCAAACCACCCTAGAGGGCAAATACCTGGTTGCCAACCCGGCCTTGGCCCATATTTTCGGCTACGAATCCCCTGAGGATTTGATGCACAACGTCTCCGATATTGGCACCCAAATCTATAGCGATCCGGAGCAACGAGCCGAATTCATCCAGCGCATGCTGAGAGAAGGTCAAGTTGTGAATTTTGAACACCAAGTCTGCTGCAAGGATGGCAGGCTAATTTGGATTTCTTTAAATGCCCGTACCATCTACAGCGACCAGGGGGATCCCCTCTATTTTGAAGGATTTGTTACCGACATCACAGCATCCCGTCAACTGAAAGAACGACAACAACAATTGGAAGAAGCCCGCCGAGAGAGCGAGCATCGTTTTCTGCAACTGGTAGAGAATACGCAACAACTGTTTTGGATTACAACGGTCTACAGCAAAGAGCTGATCTACGTCAGCCCAGCCTGTGAAGCCATTTGGGGCCGCTCCGCCGAAGAGGCCTACGCCAACCCCCAAGCCTGGATCCGCCAGATCCACCCCGACGACCGCTGGTTGTTCCCCACCATCCTCAAAGCCCAATCGGAGGGCAAATCCACCGATGTTGTCTTCCGCATTTATCACACTGATGGCCGCCTGATTTGGCTGCGAGAACGCACCTTTCCCATCGCCGACAAAGAGGGCAAAATCTATCGGGTGGCAGGGATCGTCGAAGACATCACTGAGTCCAAGCAACTGGAAGCCGAACGGCGTCGTATAGAGCAAGCCTGGCAACAAAGCGCCAACCATTTTCGGCAGATTTTTGAGCTGGCCCCCAATGGAATTGCCCTTGTGGACTTGCAGGGGCGGTTTATCCAGGTCAACGATGCCTTTGCCCAGATTGTCGGCTACACCCCCGAAGAATTGAAGCATCGGCAACAACTGGACATTCTCCACCCCGAAGATGTCAACCCACTGCTGGAGGCCAATGAGGCTTTGCTGGCAGGGAAGGTCTCTGTCAGCCAGCGCCAGATTCGCTACACCCACCGTTCCGGCCAGGTTGTTCATGTGCTGTTTCAGGCCACCCTGCTCACCGACGAGGAAGGACAGCCCACCCAGTTTCTCAACCAGGTGATCGACATCAGCGCCCGCGTGGAGGCAGAAATTGCCCTCAAAGAAAGTGAAGAACGCTTCCGCCAATCCTTTGAATGGGCCCCCATTGCCAAGGCCATGACCCACGTGGATGGCACCTATTTGCAAATCAACGCCGCTTTTACCGAAACCCTGGGCTACACCCTGGAGGATCTCAAAGGGAAAACCGTCCTCGACATCACCCATCCCGACGACATCGCCACCACTCTGGAAAACAGCAACCGCCTGCTGGCCGGCCAGGTGCATCAGTGCGAACAGGAACAACGCTACATCCACAAGAACGGCCAAATAGTCTATGCCATTCTTCGCATCACCCTGGTGCGCACGGCCCAAGGGGATCCCAGCTACTTTCTAAGCCAGATTTTGGACATTACCGAGCGCAAGCAAGCCGAGGCAGCCCTTCGCCAAAGTGAGCTGAGTTTACGGGGCATCTTCCAGCAGTCAGCCCTGGGCATTTCCATCGTCGATCATCGGGGCCATTACCTAAAAGTGAACCCCGCTCTGGAAGAGATCTTGGGCTATAGCGCTGCCGAACTGACCCACATGAGCTTCTGCGACCTCACCCATCCCGAGGACATTCAGGAAGATTGGCAACTCTTCCAGGAGGTTTTGAACGGCCAACGGGATCGCTACCACCTGGAAAAACGCTACATCCACCGCAGCGGAAAGGTGGTTTGGTGCCGCCTGGCAGTCTCTGCAGTCCGGGATCCCGAGGGCAAAAACCTCTTCATCATCGGCATTTGCGAAGACATTACCGAAGAAAAACGGGCAAAGCTGCAGATCCAAGCTGCCCTTCAGGAAAAAGAAGTCCTGCTGCGGGAGATTCACCACCGCGTCAAAAACAACCTGCAAATCATCTCCAGCCTGCTGCGGCTCCAAGCTGACCAAATCAAAAGCCGCAAGTACGCCCGCGTTTTTAAGGATGCCGGCAGCCGTATTCAAGCCATGTCTTTGATCCACGAAGGTTTGTACCAATCCAACAATCTGGCCGCTGTGGATCTCAAGCAGTACCTACACAATTTGATCTCCAACCTCTTTCACTCTTACGGGGTAAACCCCGAGAGCATTCGCGCCAACATCCGCGCCGAAGGGATCCGCCTCAACCTGGACGATGCGGTCTTGTGTGGCCTGATCATCAACGAGTTGGTGACCAACAGCCTCAAGTATGCCTTCCCGAAGGGCCGCAGCGGGGAGATAGAGATTCATTTCAGCCAAACCCGCAAATATACTCAGTTGCGAGTCTCCGACAATGGCGTTGGCTTGCCCCCGAACTTTGACTTCAAGGAAACTCAATCTCTGGGTTTACAACTGGTTGCAACCCTCACCGATCAGCTACAGGGCAAGATACAATTGAGAAGCAAACCGGGTACCACCTTCATCATTACCTTTCCGAGGAGCGAGCCTTGAAGAGAGTTCCACCCCTTGTCAAAGGCAGTATCCTGGTCGTCGAAGACGAGAAGATCATCGCCAAGGACATTGCCAACGTTCTGAAAAAATTCGGCTACGCTGTGCCCGCCATTGCTTCTTCCGGGGAAGAAGCGATCCGAAGGCTGGAAGAGATGCCGGTGGACTTGGTCTTGATGGATATCGTCCTAAAAGGCGATATCGATGGCATAGAAGCCGCCAAGCGGATCACCGAGCGCTTCAACATTCCGGTGGTGCATCTGACGGCCTACGCCGATGAGGACACGCTCTCCCGCGTCAAGGAGACCCGGCCCTTCGGCTACATCATCAAGCCTTTCAAAGAGCGGGAACTCTACACCACCATTGAAATTGCCCTGCACAACCACCGCCAGAGCCTTGAGAACCGCAAGCTGGAAGAGAAAAGAATCGAGGAGCTGCGGCAAAAACTGCAGCAGTTGCAGCAGTTCACGGACGTGAAGGGCACTCTGTTCAAGAAATTCTTGCAGGATCTGAGCGAGCCCCTCTCGAACCTCAGCTTTGCCTTGGGTCTGCTCAAGGATGCCGAGTCGGAGCAGAAGCGGGAGCACTATCTGCAGGTGCTGGAGGATGAGTTTCGCCGTGAGCTGGAGCTGATCCACCAAACCTCTAACCTGGAAAATCTTTTAAACCTGGAAAATGTTGGCCTGTTGAGCCAGTTCAGCCTGCTGCGTCCCCAGGAGCCCAGCCGTAGTCACCGGTTGGAGCAGGAAGCACCCACCCCTGCAACCACGCCCTCCCAGGAGTCGGCAGGCTCTGCCCCCGCACCCAGCCCCACTGCCGCCACAGCGCCACGGGCACCGCTGCGCCCCCTCAACCAGACTCAGTTGGCGGAACGGTTGGGGGTGGTGGTTTCCGCCATTACCTATTGGAAATTCAAAACCGGGTTTCCGGAGTGGAGCCGCAGCCGGGATCCCGAGGGCATTTCTTGGCGCTATTCCCCCGATTCCAAGCGCTTTTCACCCGTGCCCTAGCTAGCGTTGCACCACTTCCACCCGCACAGGCGCCAGCCCTGAGCGCACCATCCCCAACACCTCTGCCGCTCGCAGGGAGAGGTCGATGATCCGACCGGGGATAAAAGGGCCGCGATCGTTGATGCGCACGACAGCCTGGCGTCCGTTTTTCAGGTTGGTCACCCGTACCTCGGTGCCAAAGGGCAGGGTGGGGTGGGCAGCCGTCATCTCATGGCGGGTTGGGTGCAGGTCATACCAAGAAGCAATGCCCTCTTGCACAGGCCCAACCACGCGGACAGGGGCGGGTTCCTGTTGAGGGGCTGTTTTCGGCTTGGAACCTGCAACAGCGGCTTTGGCGGTCAGAGCAGCCGGTTGAGGCAGGGCCGGAGCTGAAATGGGCGGGGCATCGAGCAGCAGACGGCGCAGACGATTGGCAGCCAAAACAGCCACATCCACCGGGCGCTGGTTATCGATCAACAGCACTCCAGCGTCGATGCGCAGCAATTCCTCGCTGTTGGCCCGAATGGTATAGAGAGGAACACCCAGGCCTTGTTCGGCCAATTCCAGATCTGCCCAACCTAAGGTGATGGTGGTGTCTTTCAGGGATCCCTGGGCCATTTGGTTGAGCTGGGCCACAAGGGTGCTGGCCCGCATCAGCGGTGGTTCTAGCCCAGGGTGCTCGACAAAACTGACAATGGGCAGATCCCGCACATAGACAGTAACCACCTGTTGCCCGTCCATCTGATAGTCGTAGAGGGTGGAGATGGGCTGGCTGGTTTGCTGCCGTTGCTCGCCGATCTTGAGAATGGGATCCTCTTCCAGGCGGTGCGGGATTGCCTGGCGAGTTCGGTTCAAAGAAGGATCCAAGTTCAGGGTACCCAGTTTGGCAGGGGCAAGACCCTCGTGGCCGGAGATAGGGGTTTGGGGAATTCTCGGCAGCGTTCTGACTGGGGCTGCGGCAGCAGGGAGGGGTTGGGAAGGGGTGGCCGGGGGGGGCAATTTGGATGCAGGTGACAGCTCTGCTGCTCGGGTGTTGGGGGATCCGGTTCGCGTCGAGGCTTGTGCTCGCGAAGTCAAGCCGCCCAACATGCCTGCCGGCAAGCCCAAAGCCGTGACACAGAGACAGCTGACCAAGCCCATTTTGCGGGCGGGATCCAGTCCCTGTCCAAGCTGTTTCCAATTTCGCATGAGGCCGCGCTCCTCTCCAATCCTGTACAACTTCCAAGGCGACGGTTAAAACAGAAGTTAATGTACCATAGGTTTCTGAGTTGACCCGTTTGTACGGTCGGACACAGGAGCTCAAGTCTTGATAGCATAAGGGGTTTCGGCATCTTGGACTACCGCTCAGCAGGGGTTGACATCGATCTGGGCCAGGCCTTTGTCAGGGGGATCCGCGAGCGCGTTGAACGGATTCAAGTTCCGTCTTCAGGTTCTTCAGAAACCTTGGGTGGCATCGGCGGCTTTGCCGGCCTGTTTGAGCTGCCGACAGGGTATCAAGCGCCGGTGTTGGTGGCGGGCACCGATGGGGTGGGGACAAAGCTGGACATTGCCCAGCAGTGGGGTCAGCACCAGGGGGTGGGCGTCGATCTGGTGGCGATGTGTGCCAACGATGTGCTGACGGTGGGGGCCCGGCCGCTGTTTTTCTTGGACTATGTGGCCACTGGCAAGCTGGAGCCAGAAGCCCTGTGGCAGGTGATCGATGGCATCTTGGCGGGCTGCCAGGAAGCGGGCTGCCAACTGCTGGGCGGGGAAACGGCGGAGATGCCGGGGTTTTATCCCCCTGGGAAGTACGACCTGGCCGGGTTTTGTATCGGAATTGTGGAAAAAACGGCCATTCTGGATGGGTCGCGGGTACAGCTTGGGGATCGGTTGTTGGCTTTGCCCAGCAGCGGCCTACACAGCAACGGCTACAGCTTGGTGCGGCGGATTGTGGCCGACCGGGGTTGGCGCTGGGATCACCGGCCACCCGGCTGGGATCGGCCTTTGGCGGAAGTATTCCTCACCCCCACCCGCATCTACGTGCAGGCGGTGCAGCGGCTGCAGGCAGCAGGGATCGCCATCCACGGCATGGCCCACATCACTGGCGGCGGGATCCCGGAAAACTTGCCCCGCTGTTTGGCCCCGAACCAAGCGGCGCGGCTGCAGCCCCATAGCTGGCCCATCCCACAGGAGTTTCTCTGGCTCCAAGAACAGGGCCAGGTGGAGACCTTGGAGATGTTCCGCACCTTCAACCTGGGGGTGGGCTATGTGCTGGTGATCCCCCCTGAGGCAGAAAATCAGGTGAGATCCCTGCTCCCCGAAGCCTTCCCCATTGGGGAGGTGGTGGCGGCCTGTCCAGGGGAAAGCCGCGTTCTGGGACTGGAACAGTGGGGATCCCTCACAAGCCCTGCCGACTAGCCAACCGATGGATCCCCACCAAAAGGGGGAAAGGGATCCCAGTTCCCTCGACTCATCCTCGCCGTCGCTATGCTAAGTTGGCATGTGGCCTCAGCGCTGTTGCCCGCCTTCTTGCCCGAGCCTGCTTCCCGACATTTGTCCTCTTTGGGAATAGGGGTAACTCGGCCTTGGACCGTTTGCTAATCGCTGCTGACCCTCTAGGTTAGGAGTTGCTGATGACAGGTTTACCCACTGCTCGTGCAACCGCGGGTGCCATCGAAGTTGAGCATCTGAGCAAAACCTACGGCAGCTTCACTGCCATCCGCGATGTTTCCTTCCAGGTGAACGCCGGCGAGATCATGGGTTTTTTGGGGCCGAACGGAGCCGGCAAGACCACATCCATGCGCATTTTGGCGGGGTATCTGCCTGCCAGCGAGGGGACGGCGCGGGTGGCCGGGTTTGATGTTCACGAAAACTCGATGGCGGTGCGGCAGCGCATTGGCTATCTGCCGGAAAACCCACCCCTCTACCCCGACATGACGGTGGAGGCGTACCTGCACTTTGTGGCCCAGATCAAGCGGGTCAGCGCTGGCGATCGGCCCAGGCGGGTGGACGAGGCGATCCGGCGGTGCAGCCTGGAAGAAAAGCGCCACACCCTCATCCGCAAGCTCTCCAAGGGGTTTAAGCAGCGGGTGGGCATCGCCCAAGCTCTGGTTCACGACCCGCCGGTGATCATCCTGGATGAGCCCACCATTGGGCTGGATCCCAAGCAGATTATCGAGGTGCGCAAGCTCATCAAGAGCCTGGCGGGGGAGCACACCATCATCCTCTCCACCCACATCCTGCCCGAGGTGAGCATGACCTGCGACCGAGTGGTGATCATCAACCGCGGCCAGGTGGCGGCCATTGGCACGCCTGCCGAGCTGACAGCCCAGCTCCAGGATCGGCAGCAGGCAAAGCTGGTGGTGGGGGCAACCGAGGCAATGGCCATCCGGACGGCCCTGCAGCCTTTGCCCCAAGTGGAGGTGGTGAGCCTACAGCCCTTGGCGGCGGATCTCTCCCGCTGGCAGGTGCAGCTCAAGAGCAACGCTGCCGCGGACGGCTGGATCCCGGAGGTGGCCAGGGTGCTGGTGCAGGCAGGGATCGACCTCTACGAGATAGGCCGCCCGCAGGCTTCTTTGGAAGAGATTTTCCTGCAGCTCACTACGCAAGAGGGATCCGAGGGCCTACTGGAGGAAGCGGCATGAACGGAGTGGTTGCCATTTTTCGCAAAGAGCTGCGCGGCTACTTCACCTCCCCCATTGCCTATGTGGTGGCCGCGGTGTTTTGGGGACTGGCGGGGTTTTTCTTCTTTAATATTCTGGTGCGGGTGATCAGCTTTTCTCAGCAGGTGGATCTTTTCGCCCAGTTCGGCCAGGAGAACAATTTCGACGCGGCCACCATCCTGTCGCAGCAGTTTCTCAACCTCTTGGGCACCCTCTCCTTATTTCTATTGCCCATCTTCACCATGAGCTCCTATGCCGAGGAGCGGCGGCGAGGCACGATGGAGCTGCTGGCTACTTCTCCCATCACCAACTTGGAGGTGGCCCTGGGCAAATGGTTGGCGGTCTGGGTGTTTTTCATCACGCTGCTGCTGCCGCCGCTGGTCTACCATGTGCTGGTGCTGAGCAGCGCCAACCCGGCAGTGGACTACCGCCTGACCCTGATGGGTTATGTGGGCCTAACCCTGCTGGCGGGTAGCGTTATGGCCTTGGGGTTGTTTATCTCTTCTCTGACAGACAGCACCCTCATCGCAGCAGTGGCCACCTTTGGCTTGATTTTGTTGCTCTGGGTGATCGACGCGGCAGCCGGCCAGGAGGAAAACTGGATTGCTGCAACGCTGCGGCATGTGTCTTTGCTGCAGCAATATAGCAACTGGGTGCAAGGGATCCTCAGCAGCAGCAGCCTCATTCTTTTCTTGAGCATCATCGTCCTGGGGCTGTTTGCCACGGTGCAATCGGTGGAAAGCCTGCGCTGGCAACAGAGCTGAGGTCAGATGGGAGGAGTGCGGTGTTCGCGGCAGCGGTGCGGAGCATTATGAAGGACTGGCGCGCGTTAAAGGACTGGACAGGGATCCTGGGCATTGGCGTCATCGCCATCGGCCTGGTGGTGGGATCCGCCTTTACCGGTTGGACGGCTGTGCCCCTGAGCATGCTGGCAACAGGTTTGGCCCTGCTGGTGGTTTGGGGCATCACCCACCGGCAGGAGGTGGGGGTCTTCCTCGGTCTGCGTTCCACCCAGACCAACGCCAACATCCTGGTGGCGGTGGCGGCGATGGCCGTCATTCTAGTGCTGGTGAATGTGGTGGCGGTGCGCTACGACCTGCGGCTGGATCTCACCGAGGAGGGCCTGTTTACCCTGTCGCCCCAAACCCGGCAATTGGTGCAGGGATTGGTGCAGCCGGTCAAAGTTTGGGTGGTCACCACTGCGCCGGATCCCAACTTGCGGGAACAACTGGAGCGCTATCGCCGCCTCAACCCCAACCGCTTCCAGTTTGAGTTTGTGGATCCCAACCGGGATCCCTTGACCATTCAGCGGCTGCAGGTGACCCAGAACAACACCCTGGTGGTGGAGGCCGGAGAAAGCCGGCAACAACTGCCTCAGCCCCCTGCCCCTGATCTGGAGAGCAAACTGACCCCCGTCCTGTCCAAAGTGGTCAACCGAGGGGAGTTGCTGGCCTATTTCGTGCAAGGGCATGGGGAAGTGGGGCTGGAAGCGAGGGAAGGCGCCCCAACTCTGGCTCAGGCGGCGGCAGCCCTGGGCCAGGAAGGCTATCGGGTAGAGCCCCTCAACTTGGTGCAAGCGGAGATCCCAGAGGATGCGAATGTCCTGGTGCTGGCGGGGCCACAGCGGGCTTTGTTCCCCGGCGAGGTGGAGAAACTGCAGGATTATCTGGCGAAAGGCGGACGGCTGCTGTTGTTGATTGGGCCACGGGTGGATGCCGGCCTGGATCCCTTGCTGGAAGAGTGGGGCGTGGTCTTGGGGGATGACATCCTCATTGAGGTGAGCAGCGTCAGCCAACTGTTGGGGACAGGGCCGGCGGTTGCCCTGGTTACTACCTACGGGGATCACCCCATCACCGCCCCCTTGGCGGCCCAGCGGCTAATGACCCTGTTCCCCCTGGCCCGCTCTGTGGAAACCGAAGCCCGCGAAGGGATCCAAGCCACGCCCTTGCTGCGCACCGGCCCGCAAAGCTGGGGGGAGACCAGTCCTGAGCTGGAACGTGGCCCCTTGCAATTCGATCCGGATCAGGACAAGCCCGGCCCCCTTACCCTGGGCGTTGCTTTAACCCGCCGTCTGGACACCGACCCAGAACAGGGCTCGGGATCCCGGCAGGAGGCCCGCCTGGTGGTGATCGGCAATGTCAACTTTGCCCTCAACGGCAACTTGCGGCAGCAGGGCAACCGGGATCTCTTCTTGAACACCCTCAACTGGCTGACTGAGCAAACGGAGCAGATCTCCATCCGCCCCAAATCCCTCACGGATCGCCGTCTCACCCTGACCGGTCAAAACTTCCGCTGGCTGGTGCTGGGATCGACGGTCCTTTTGCCCTTGGCGGCCCTGGGTTCCGGAGCTGCCCTGTGGTGGCAAAGACGGTAGAGCTGGAGGAAAGCAGGCATGTTCAAGCGAACCACCTGGATTCTCCTGGGTTTGGCGGTGGCCTGTTTGCTGGGCTACTTCCTCTTGGACAACATCCAGCAACTGCGTCAGGAGCAACAGGCGGAGCGAGCGCGGCTGTTCCATTTTGCCACCGATACCATTGCCCGCATTGAAATCCGCCAACAGAAAGAGGGGGAACCCGTTCGCGGCAGCGGTGCGGAGCACTTGGAAATCCTTTTGGAGCGCAATCCAGAAGAAGAGGGATCCCGCTGGCGGATTGTCAGTCCCATTCAGTCAGCGGCGCTGGACTTCCCCATTGAGCAGTTGCTCAACACCTTCTCCCGCCTCACTCCCCAAATCACCCTAGAGGGGGCCACCGACCTAGCCGCTTTTGGCCTGGATCAGCCGCGACACCAAATTGCCCTTTTCCCCAAAGAAGGGGATCCCTACCGCCTAGCCATCGGCAACGACAACTTCGACGGCTCTGGCTTCTACGCCCAGCCCGAAGGGGGACAGGTGGTGCTTCTAAGCAGTGCCCAGAAGGGATCCCTGTTGCCCTCTCTCTTGGCTTTGCGGGACAAGACTTTGCTTCAGTTTGATACAGCCGAGGTGAAAGCCCTGCAAGTGCAGTTGGCAGAGGCGGAGCCGGAAGTTGTTCGCCTGCAGCGGCAAGACGTTCGCGCCAGCGGTGCGGAGCACTTTACTTGGCAGATTGTCCAGCCCCGCGAGCTGCCTGCCGATGAGATCAACGTCAACCGCTTGCTCAATACTCTGGCCCGCCTGCAGGCCGTGGAGTTCCCCGCCGAGACCCAGACGGATCTAGCCCCCTATGGCTTGGAGCAGCCTTCCGCCCGGCTGACGGTAGAGCTGGAGGGCGGCAAAACCCTGAAGGTCGCTTTGGGATCGGAGAAAGATGGCCAGGTGTACGTCATCACCTCTGAGCACCCGGCAGTGGCCACCCTGCTCACCAGCACCGCCGATATTCTCCGCTCCGACTTGGAAGAGCTGCGGGATCACCGCATTGCCCGCCTCAACGCCAACCAAGTGGGCCAAGTCACCTTAGAATCCCAAGGGGAAAAGGTCACCCTCACCCCTCGGCCTTCAGAGAAGGGATCCTTGGAGCTGCGCTGGGAAAACCCGGAGCGACCGGGCCAGCCTGTGGATCTCGGCTCTCTGTTCTCCAGCCTAAATGCTGCCCGCGCCAAGGAGTTTGTGGAACAGGCCGACGCGGAAGCCCAAAGGGTGTTGTCTGAGCCCGACCTACGGCTGACCTTTGAGCCCAAACCCGACGCCGAGCAGGATCCCTTGGCCCTGAGCTTGGCCGCCTCTGGCTTGCGGGCCTATGTGCAAAGCAGCCGCCAGCCGGACATTGCCGTGATCGAGCTGAGCACCTTCAACAGCCTGGAAACCGAAGTGAATCGCCTCTTGGAAGGCCAGCCGGAGAGCAAGGACTCCGCCCCACTCACGCAACCGCCTTCCACCCCCTCGCCCCCGAGTTCCTAGAGCCTTAGCCAGCAGAGGTAGCTGTCTTCTCCTCCGCAGTTTGGGCTTCTTTTTTCAGGGCTTCCCCTTGTATCGTCAACACCGAGCAGGGGGCGCGGTGCAGCACGTAGTTGCTGACGCTGCCCAGAAACAGCTCGCTCAGGCCGGAGTGGCCGCGGCGGCCCACCACCACCAAGTCCGCATCCCAAGAGCGGGCCAGATCGCAGATGACCCGACCGGGGTTGCCGTAGTTGAGGGTGTACTCAGCGCGGATCCCGTGCTCAGCGGCTTTCTCCACCAGCGAGCGCAGGTAGTCCATCTGGTTTTGCTCGAAGATGGCACATTGCTCCCGGTAGGACTGCCACAGCTCGGCGCTGATGGTGGAGCTGTAATCTACCCCCAGGATCATCGGCGGCTCTGGGGCGCCCGGCTCTTCCTGAGACAGAACATGGAGAATCATCATCTGCGCCTGCATGGCCTTGGCCACTTGGACGGCCTTTTGAAATACTCCCTGGCTCAGCTCCGACCGATCCACTGCCACCAAAATCCTGCTGAACATATTGGCTTCCTCCAGATGGCTAACAGCGGGGCACAAGGCAGAAGCAGCGTGACTTCGGGGTTGACCTCTGACCCCTTTTCCCTCGACTCCAAGCTCCCCTCTGCTCTGCCCCACCTATCTGTGTTGTAGAAGATTTGGGCGAGAAAACCCCAGATATCTTGAACGAACTAGGCAGATTGGCAACGAAAGTTCAGAGATCTTGACACCGGTCAGAAGGCATCGCCTTGGGCTGCCCACTCCAACACCGCCTGCAGCGCCTCGGCCTGCTCTTGCCAGACTTGATCGAGGGGAGTGCCCCGCAGGATTTCCAGCGTTAGGGTTGGGATCCGCCGTTCCTGCCCTGCCCAAGTGCCCAGAGAACCAGGGGTAGGGTAGCCAATGTCGGCGGTAATGGGCAAGCCGTTGCAAGCGGCCATCACCTGGGCCAGCTCAAGGGCAGGGCCGTTGTAGTTCACGCAGGGGTGCGCCTGGCAGGAGTGGGCAGAAAGGATAAACTGGGGCTGAATCCGGGCCAAACTCGTCAACAACACTTGCGTTTCGGGCTCGGAGCCTGGGGCCGATCCGGGCGGATAGCGAGCTTCCAAAGAGGCCGGGATCCAATCTTGGGTGGGCAGATTGCGGTTGAGATCCACACCGTTGGCATTGAGCCGTTGCCCCAGGGCACAGCCATCCGGGTTCAAGCGAGGGATTGCCCATAGGGTCGCTTTCCCGGCCAGGGATCCCCATTTCCCAGAAGCCACATAGCGCTCGATCAGGGCATAGCCCTCCACCTCATCCCCATGTACCCCGCCGAGCAGCAGCAAGGAGCGGCTCCCTTGGGTGAGCTGCCAAAGGTGAATAGGACGTCCCTGCACCGAGTAGCCGATGACCTGCAGGGATCCCAAGGGTTCGCCAAGTTTTTGAGACATGGGGGATCCCGACAAATCTCACAACCTCTAGAACGGGATATCGTTGGGATCTGGTGGGGAAGGGACATCCCCTTCAGAGGATTCCCCAGTTGCCGGTTCACCCATCCCCGTCAGAGAGAGGACGCGAGCGGATCCCAGCTGATGGACACGGCGCGCGGTGATCTCGGCCAGCTTTTCCTTGCGCCCATCTCGCTCCACCACATTCATGTGCAGTTGGCCTTCCACTGTGATTTGGTCGCCCACATGGCAGGTGTCCACCACCCTTTTGGCCAGTTCTCCAAAAGAGGAAACGCGCACCCGGTAGGGCGGCTCATCCGGGCGCAAGCTGGGAAAGCCAATCACCAAGGACGCAACAGCTAAGTTATCAAGGGTGTAGCGCAGCTCTGGCTCAGACAGAACCTCGCCCATCAACACAATCGAGTTCATAACGGAGCCATCCAGGGATAAGGGGCAGCTCAGGGCACTTCCATCATGCCCGCAGGCCAGGATGCCGTCAAACCTAGCCGACGCGGAGAGTCATGTGGCGCAGCACACTCTCGTTGATGCGCAGGTTTTTCTCCCAGGCAGCCACCGCATTGGGTTCGGCTTCGTAGTTGAACTGGATGTACAGACCTTCCTTGAACTTTTTCATCTCAAACCCGGCAAAGCGGCGCTTGCCCCTATTGGTAATCTCCACGTGGGTTACTCCGTTCTCTCGCAGGATTGCCTCCTGACTGCTGAGCAGTTGTTCGAGGGGTTCATCTGACAGATCAGGACGCACAATCAGCATCGTTTCGTAAGCGCGGGGCATGGAAGCAAGTTCTCCTTAGAATCCAGTGGTAGAGACGCAGTGGACTATACTAGCTTTTCTTTCCCACAACCGAAAAGGCCGCGGCTCAATCCCCACACCTCCAT
Proteins encoded in this region:
- a CDS encoding single-stranded DNA-binding protein, which encodes MNSIVLMGEVLSEPELRYTLDNLAVASLVIGFPSLRPDEPPYRVRVSSFGELAKRVVDTCHVGDQITVEGQLHMNVVERDGRKEKLAEITARRVHQLGSARVLSLTGMGEPATGESSEGDVPSPPDPNDIPF
- the rpsF gene encoding 30S ribosomal protein S6, with amino-acid sequence MPRAYETMLIVRPDLSDEPLEQLLSSQEAILRENGVTHVEITNRGKRRFAGFEMKKFKEGLYIQFNYEAEPNAVAAWEKNLRINESVLRHMTLRVG